Genomic segment of Pseudomonas sp. DY-1:
GAACAGGCCGAGGCAGACCACGACGCTGAGGTAGGCCGAGGTGGCCGGGTTTAGGTCCTGCTTGAACCAGATTTCCAGCGGCTCGGGCAGCAGGTCCGGCACCAGGAAGTACCAGAGGAACAGCTGCACCAGCAGCGGCACGTTGCGGAAGGTTTCCACGTAGACGGTGGCGATGCCGGAAACCCAGCGGCTCGGCACGGTGCGCATCACGCCGAGCAACGCGCCCAGCAGCAAGGCGATGATCCAGCCCGCCAGGGCGATGGCGATGGTCCAGCCCAGGCCGGTGACGAACCAGTCCAGGTAGATTTCGCTGCCGATCCCGGTGGACTTGAAGAACACGCCCCAGTCCCAGTTGTAATTCATCAGGGTTGTCCCCTATCAGGTCGATCTGTCTGCGGTTGAAGGCAGTGGAAGGCGGGGATGGCGTTCAGGCGCGCGGCGAGTTTTCCGCCGACTCCAGACAGCCCCCTCTCCCCCGGGGAGAGGGTTGGGGTGAGGGCTGCATGACATTGCACGGAGCCCACCATCCCTCACCCCCGGCCCCTCTCCCGGAGGGAGAGGGGAGCAAGGCGTCAGATTTCTTCAGCCGACTTGTCGGAGGGGTTGGCGACCAGCTTCTTCAGCTCTTCGCTCATGGGGAAGTTCAGGTTCAGGCCCTTCGGCGGGATGGGCTGGGTGAACCACTTGTCGTAGATGCCGTTGATCTCGCCGGAGGCGAAGGTATCGGCGATGGCCTTGTCGACCACTTTCTTGAAGGCTTCGTCGTCCTTGCGAACCATGCAGCCGTAGATTTCGAAGGACTGCGGCTTGCCGGTCACGACCCAGTCATCGGGCTTCTTGGCCTTGGCCATTTCGCCGTAGAGCAGGGCGTCGTCCATCATGAAGGCCACTGCGCGGCCGGATTCGAGCATCAGGAAGGACTCGCCGTGGTCCTTGGCAGAGATGATGTTCATGCCCATCTGCTTTTCGGCGTTCATGGACTTGAGCAGACGCTCGGACGTGGTGCCGGCGGTGGTCACGACGTTCTTGCCTTTAAGGTCTTCGAACTCGTTGATGCTGGCGCTCTTCTTGGACAGCAGGCGGGTGCCCACTTCGAAGATGCCCACGGAGAAACCGACTTGCTTCTGGCGCTCCAGGTTGTTGGTGGTGGAGCCGCACTCGATATCGACGGTGCCGTTCTGCACCAGCGGGATACGGGTCTGGGAGGTCACCAGGTTGTAGCGGACCTTCAGCTCCGGCATGCCCAGTTCCTGCTTGATGGCCTCGACCACTTTCAGTTGGAGGTCATGGGAGTAGCCAATGGGCTTGCCCGGCTCGGTGCCGAGGTAGGAGAAGGGGATGGAAGCGTCACGGTGACCGAGGGTGATGGTGCCGGTCTCCTTGATCTTCTTCAGGGTACCGGTCAGCTCGGCGGCGAAGGCCGGAGCACTGATCAGGGTTGCTGCGATAGCGGTGGCCAGAACCTTTGGGAGCATACGCATGAACGACAGTCCTCGATTTAGTTTGTTCTTATCGGCGCGGTAGGAATTCGCGTCCGTCGGGGATCTGTATTGGCAGAATGCGTGCCAGCTGTATGGTCCTTCGAATTTATAGTTAAGTATTTGAAATAAAAGGATTTTAAGTTAATAGGTGGCTAACGGGATTTTCGCTTTGTCCGGGCTTCCGAATATACGCTCCGAATGTCGTTCGGATATCCGAACGAGTGACTTTGCGGTCACCTCTGGAGGGGGCTGTGCCGGGGCAAAGCAGCCCCCTCTGCCTCTAGGGGGAATCGGCATGCTTTCGGAAGCCCTGCCTCCGTTACCGAGCAACGCCTGAGCGCGAAGCGCCCAGGCTGGGGGGCAGGGCAGGGCAGGGCAGGGCAGGACGGGGATGGGGTGAGGGGCGGTCCAGGGCAGCCCTTCGGCTTGCATCGCGATTGAAATCGCCAAGGGCTGCGCAGCCGCCTCTCAGGTCACTCCACTGCCTTGGATACCTCACTCGCCCTTGGCTTCGGCGCGAACTTCGCGGCCAGGCGCATGGAGGTGGTGACCAGGCGTTGGTAGAGGGTCGGCAGCAATCGCTGCATACCGTCCAGGGCCCAGGCATCGGCACCGATGAGGATGCGTCGGCTGTCGCGCAGTACGCCACGCAGGATCACTTCCGCTGCCTTGTCCGGGCTGGTGCGTAGCAACTGGTCGTTGAACTGCTGGCGAGCGCGGCTGGATTCCTGGCCGGTGACCTTGGCCAGGCTGTCATTCATGCGCGCGGTCTTGGCAATGTTGGTGCGGATGCCGCCGGGGTGCACACAGCTGG
This window contains:
- a CDS encoding glutamate/aspartate ABC transporter substrate-binding protein — protein: MRMLPKVLATAIAATLISAPAFAAELTGTLKKIKETGTITLGHRDASIPFSYLGTEPGKPIGYSHDLQLKVVEAIKQELGMPELKVRYNLVTSQTRIPLVQNGTVDIECGSTTNNLERQKQVGFSVGIFEVGTRLLSKKSASINEFEDLKGKNVVTTAGTTSERLLKSMNAEKQMGMNIISAKDHGESFLMLESGRAVAFMMDDALLYGEMAKAKKPDDWVVTGKPQSFEIYGCMVRKDDEAFKKVVDKAIADTFASGEINGIYDKWFTQPIPPKGLNLNFPMSEELKKLVANPSDKSAEEI